The proteins below are encoded in one region of Stenotrophomonas bentonitica:
- the pgeF gene encoding peptidoglycan editing factor PgeF — MATPSAPLPVLAADWPAAPGVHALTTLRYGAGGSVAPFDQFNMGNRTAADGDHPAQVARNRALLEEGLGLPSAPHWLRQVHGTAVLRFEAAPAGQGIEFEPTADAAVTSVPGVVLAILTADCLPVVLAARDGREIGAAHAGWRGLADGMLEATVAAMEAAPGELQAWLGPAAGPADYEIGEDVFNAFVERDAGAAGAFVATRPGHWKVDLYALARRRLVAAGVDPAAISGGQLCTIAEPGRFYSHRRDRRTGRMATLAWIAPRR, encoded by the coding sequence ATGGCCACGCCGTCTGCCCCGCTGCCGGTGCTGGCGGCCGACTGGCCGGCGGCGCCCGGCGTGCATGCGCTGACCACCCTGCGCTACGGCGCGGGGGGCTCGGTGGCGCCGTTCGACCAGTTCAACATGGGCAACCGCACCGCCGCCGACGGCGACCACCCGGCCCAGGTGGCGCGCAACCGCGCGCTGCTGGAGGAAGGGTTGGGGCTGCCCTCTGCGCCGCACTGGCTGCGCCAGGTGCACGGTACGGCGGTGCTGCGTTTCGAGGCGGCGCCTGCCGGGCAGGGGATTGAGTTCGAGCCCACTGCCGATGCGGCGGTGACCTCTGTGCCGGGCGTGGTGCTGGCCATCCTCACGGCGGACTGCCTGCCGGTGGTGCTGGCGGCGCGCGACGGCCGCGAGATCGGCGCCGCCCATGCCGGGTGGCGCGGGCTGGCCGACGGCATGCTGGAGGCGACCGTGGCGGCGATGGAGGCGGCGCCGGGTGAGCTGCAGGCGTGGCTGGGGCCCGCGGCCGGGCCGGCCGATTACGAGATTGGTGAAGACGTGTTCAACGCGTTCGTGGAGCGCGATGCGGGCGCGGCGGGGGCATTCGTTGCGACCCGTCCAGGACACTGGAAGGTGGACCTGTACGCGCTGGCACGGCGCCGGCTGGTGGCGGCTGGGGTGGACCCGGCGGCGATCAGTGGTGGGCAGTTGTGCACCATTGCCGAGCCGGGGCGGTTCTATTCGCATCGGCGGGATCGTCGGACGGGGCGCATGGCCACGTTGGCCTGGATCGCGCCACGCCGGTGA
- the rluD gene encoding 23S rRNA pseudouridine(1911/1915/1917) synthase RluD: MSDTPSETDSNRQAIVPDTAAGRRFDAVLAELFPEFSRSKLTEWIKSGDVLLDGNPVRGRDPVRGGEVASLHVVLDTQTHAEPEDIPLDILYEDEHVYVINKPVGLVVHPGAGNPSGTLVNALLFRDPGLSVLPRAGIVHRLDKDTSGVMVVARTIQAQTALVEQLAARNVHRQYLAVVVGALVSGGTADAPIDRHPRDRIRMAVREDGKDAVTHYRLRERFRAHTALECRLETGRTHQIRVHMAHLKHAIVGDSLYGGALKLPKGASDELVAQLRGFKRQALHAETLEFAHPITGEPIRNSAPVPADMVALMDALREDTKRIAELERGRR, from the coding sequence ATGTCCGATACCCCTTCAGAAACCGACTCCAACCGCCAGGCCATCGTGCCTGATACCGCCGCCGGGCGGCGTTTCGACGCCGTGCTGGCCGAACTGTTCCCGGAGTTCTCCCGGTCCAAGCTGACCGAGTGGATCAAGTCCGGCGACGTCCTGCTGGACGGCAACCCGGTGCGCGGCCGCGACCCGGTCCGCGGCGGCGAGGTGGCCAGCCTGCATGTCGTGCTCGACACCCAGACCCACGCCGAGCCCGAGGACATCCCGCTGGACATCCTGTACGAGGATGAACACGTTTACGTGATCAACAAGCCGGTCGGCCTGGTGGTCCACCCGGGCGCCGGCAACCCCAGCGGCACCCTGGTCAACGCGCTGCTGTTCCGCGACCCGGGCCTGTCGGTGCTGCCGCGTGCGGGCATCGTGCACCGCCTGGACAAGGACACCAGCGGGGTGATGGTGGTGGCCCGTACGATCCAGGCGCAGACCGCGCTGGTGGAGCAGTTGGCCGCGCGCAACGTGCACCGCCAGTACCTGGCGGTGGTGGTGGGCGCGCTGGTCTCCGGCGGTACCGCCGATGCGCCGATCGACCGCCACCCGCGCGACCGCATCCGCATGGCGGTGCGCGAAGACGGCAAGGACGCGGTGACCCATTACCGCCTGCGCGAGCGCTTCCGCGCGCACACCGCGCTGGAGTGCCGCCTGGAAACTGGCCGTACCCACCAGATCCGCGTGCACATGGCACACCTCAAGCACGCCATCGTGGGCGATTCGCTGTACGGCGGCGCGCTGAAGCTGCCCAAGGGCGCCAGCGACGAGCTGGTGGCCCAGTTGCGCGGCTTCAAGCGCCAGGCGCTGCATGCGGAAACGCTGGAGTTCGCCCACCCGATCACCGGTGAGCCGATCCGCAACAGCGCACCGGTGCCGGCCGACATGGTGGCGCTGATGGACGCGCTGCGTGAGGACACCAAGCGCATCGCCGAACTGGAACGCGGGCGCCGCTGA
- a CDS encoding outer membrane protein assembly factor BamD, translating to MIRRSSLLSAPVRTAALMLVLALVSTGCHRGAKGDNPEEGQPVETIYEKSHGLMEKGNWSGAEATFRRLIAQYPYGPYTEQAMIETAYAQYKAGKHDDAVSSIDRFIRTYPTHRNIAYMYYLRGLANSNRNTVFLRRVWSLDPSRRDLSTPRQAYSDFNVVVERYPNSRYAADARSRMLELRDVFAQHELDNALYYLRREAYVSAAGRANYLLETYPQSAFQYDAVAALGEAYTHLGNKTLADDARRVLELNQPEHPWLQGNWPKYPWMVRKLNPFAGEKSASTGQRNATMNRR from the coding sequence ATGATCCGACGCTCTTCCCTGCTGTCCGCGCCCGTCCGCACCGCGGCCCTGATGCTGGTCCTGGCCCTTGTTTCCACCGGCTGCCACCGTGGCGCCAAGGGTGACAACCCGGAAGAAGGCCAGCCGGTCGAAACGATCTACGAAAAGAGCCACGGCCTGATGGAGAAGGGCAACTGGAGCGGGGCCGAGGCCACCTTCCGCCGCCTGATCGCCCAGTACCCGTATGGTCCGTACACCGAGCAGGCGATGATCGAAACCGCCTACGCCCAGTACAAGGCCGGCAAGCACGACGACGCGGTGTCCAGCATCGACCGCTTCATCCGTACCTACCCGACCCACCGCAACATCGCCTACATGTACTACCTGCGTGGCCTGGCCAACAGCAACCGCAACACGGTGTTCCTCCGCCGCGTGTGGTCGCTGGACCCGAGCCGCCGCGACCTGTCCACCCCGCGCCAGGCCTACTCCGACTTCAACGTCGTGGTCGAGCGCTACCCCAACAGCCGCTACGCCGCCGACGCGCGCAGCCGCATGCTGGAGCTGCGCGACGTGTTCGCCCAGCACGAGCTGGACAACGCCCTGTACTACCTGCGCCGCGAGGCCTACGTCTCCGCCGCCGGCCGTGCCAACTACCTGCTGGAAACCTACCCGCAGAGCGCCTTCCAGTACGACGCGGTGGCCGCCCTCGGTGAGGCCTACACCCACCTGGGCAACAAGACCCTGGCCGACGACGCGCGCCGCGTGCTCGAGCTGAACCAGCCGGAGCACCCGTGGCTGCAGGGCAACTGGCCGAAGTACCCGTGGATGGTCCGCAAGCTGAACCCGTTCGCCGGCGAGAAGTCCGCCAGCACCGGCCAGCGCAACGCCACCATGAACCGCCGTTGA
- a CDS encoding NAD+ synthase — protein sequence MTSIRIAMAQFDFPVGAVERNTDTIIEMIAEARDEFGAELVVFPELAISGYPPEDLLLRPRFLYDCQQAMARIAASTHGITAVVGWPEATGAVVYNAANVLRDGRILHTYRKRELPNYAVFDERRYFDIDPDGGSCVFELKGVPVGVLVCEDLWFPEPLADTVRNGAELVVIPNASPYERGKHAQRDALLAERTRESGAALLYLNMVGGQDALTFDGASVVADGDGTVHPAAAAFTDQWLVVDYDAESRRFLPREWMDDGDESMDALAWRAVTRGIRDYCGKNGFKKVWLGLSGGIDSALVLAMAVDALGADNVTAVRLPSRYTADMSNDLAAEQCRALGVKLEAVSIEPVFEGLMTALGPMFEGQAADVTEENLQSRARGVILMALSNKFGGLLLTTGNKSEYAVGYATIYGDMCGGYAPLKDLYKTEVFGLSKWRNTVGGAPVIPPAVIARPPSAELRANQTDQDSLPAYDVLDGILYRYVDQEQSREEIVAAGYAAEVVDRVLRLVRTSEWKRHQAAPGPKVSRRAFGRERRYPISNGYKG from the coding sequence ATGACCTCGATCCGCATTGCGATGGCCCAGTTCGATTTCCCGGTGGGGGCGGTCGAGCGCAATACCGACACCATCATCGAGATGATCGCCGAGGCGCGCGATGAGTTCGGGGCGGAGCTGGTGGTGTTCCCGGAACTGGCGATCAGCGGCTACCCGCCGGAAGACCTGCTGCTGCGCCCGCGCTTCCTGTACGACTGCCAGCAGGCCATGGCCCGCATTGCGGCCAGCACCCACGGCATCACCGCGGTGGTCGGTTGGCCCGAGGCGACCGGGGCGGTGGTGTACAACGCGGCCAACGTGCTGCGCGACGGCAGGATCCTGCACACCTACCGCAAGCGCGAACTGCCCAACTACGCGGTGTTCGACGAGCGCCGCTATTTCGACATCGACCCGGACGGCGGCAGCTGTGTGTTCGAGCTGAAGGGCGTGCCGGTGGGCGTGCTGGTCTGCGAGGACCTGTGGTTCCCCGAACCGCTGGCCGATACCGTGCGCAATGGCGCCGAGCTGGTGGTGATTCCCAACGCGTCGCCGTATGAGCGCGGCAAGCACGCCCAGCGCGATGCGCTGCTGGCCGAGCGCACCCGCGAAAGCGGTGCGGCACTGCTGTACCTCAACATGGTGGGCGGGCAGGACGCACTGACGTTCGACGGCGCCTCGGTCGTGGCCGATGGTGACGGCACCGTGCACCCCGCTGCGGCCGCGTTCACCGACCAGTGGCTGGTGGTGGACTACGACGCCGAGAGCCGCCGCTTCCTGCCGCGCGAGTGGATGGACGACGGCGACGAAAGCATGGACGCGCTGGCCTGGCGCGCGGTCACCCGGGGCATTCGCGATTACTGCGGCAAGAACGGTTTCAAGAAGGTGTGGCTGGGCCTGTCCGGCGGCATCGACTCGGCGCTGGTGCTGGCGATGGCGGTGGACGCGCTGGGCGCGGACAACGTCACGGCGGTGCGCCTGCCTTCGCGCTACACGGCGGACATGTCCAACGACCTGGCCGCCGAGCAGTGCCGCGCGCTGGGCGTGAAGCTGGAAGCGGTGTCGATCGAACCGGTGTTCGAAGGCCTGATGACCGCGCTGGGCCCGATGTTCGAAGGCCAGGCAGCGGATGTCACCGAGGAGAACCTGCAGTCGCGCGCGCGCGGCGTGATCCTGATGGCGCTGTCCAACAAGTTCGGCGGGCTGCTGCTCACCACCGGCAACAAGAGCGAATACGCGGTGGGTTACGCCACCATCTACGGCGACATGTGCGGCGGCTACGCGCCGTTGAAGGATCTGTACAAGACCGAAGTGTTCGGCCTGTCCAAGTGGCGCAACACGGTCGGCGGCGCCCCGGTGATTCCGCCGGCGGTGATCGCCCGCCCGCCATCGGCCGAGCTGCGCGCCAACCAGACCGACCAGGACTCGCTGCCGGCCTACGATGTGCTGGACGGCATCCTGTACCGCTACGTGGACCAGGAACAGTCGCGCGAGGAGATCGTGGCGGCGGGGTATGCCGCCGAAGTGGTGGACCGCGTGCTGCGGCTGGTGCGCACCAGCGAGTGGAAGCGCCACCAGGCCGCACCGGGGCCGAAGGTGTCGCGCCGCGCGTTCGGGCGCGAGCGGCGTTACCCGATCAGCAATGGCTATAAGGGCTGA